From a region of the Chloroflexota bacterium genome:
- a CDS encoding pirin family protein — MSNYHRKIQEIIEPQLVVEGAGVLLRRSFGPRRDNLFDPFLLFDHFAFNDPIEGPPVGFPTHPHRGIETVTYMLEGNVRHRDSLGNMGVIGPGDVQWMTSGRGIMHEEMPQRGSSGIINGFQLWVNLPAARKMSPPRYQEVEAKSIPTVEQSGISVRVVAGEYEGVRGPVTEIEAQPLYMDVSLAPGAAFYLPVEAGHFAIAYLFEGAAFCGLDEDGRGERVDSVKMLVFEDGDILGIQTEENSEARFMLMAGAPFKEPIAPYGPFVMNTQEEIQQAFADLRNGTFVRRT; from the coding sequence ATGAGTAACTATCACCGAAAAATACAAGAAATCATTGAACCGCAGCTTGTTGTTGAGGGCGCAGGCGTGCTGTTGCGGCGCTCTTTTGGACCGCGGCGCGATAATCTTTTTGATCCCTTCCTGCTTTTCGATCACTTTGCCTTCAACGACCCCATCGAAGGGCCGCCAGTTGGCTTCCCCACGCACCCACACCGCGGCATTGAAACGGTTACGTATATGCTCGAGGGCAATGTGCGCCACCGTGACAGCCTGGGCAATATGGGCGTGATCGGCCCTGGCGATGTGCAGTGGATGACCAGCGGGCGCGGCATCATGCACGAAGAAATGCCGCAACGCGGGTCAAGCGGCATCATCAACGGCTTTCAATTATGGGTCAACCTGCCTGCCGCCCGAAAGATGAGCCCGCCGCGCTACCAGGAAGTCGAGGCCAAGAGTATCCCTACGGTGGAGCAATCTGGTATCTCCGTGCGCGTCGTCGCGGGGGAATATGAAGGCGTGCGCGGCCCCGTCACGGAAATTGAAGCACAACCCCTATATATGGATGTGTCGCTTGCCCCTGGGGCGGCGTTTTATTTGCCAGTGGAAGCTGGACACTTTGCGATTGCGTATCTCTTTGAGGGGGCCGCATTCTGCGGATTGGATGAAGACGGACGCGGCGAGCGAGTTGATTCTGTTAAAATGCTGGTCTTTGAAGATGGGGATATTCTGGGTATCCAGACCGAGGAGAATTCGGAGGCGCGTTTTATGCTCATGGCTGGCGCGCCATTCAAAGAGCCAATCGCACCCTATGGCCCATTTGTGATGAATACGCAAGAAGAAATTCAACAGGCATTCGCTGATCTTCGCAATGGCACATTTGTGCGTCGGACATGA
- the aspS gene encoding aspartate--tRNA ligase: MYKTHTCGELNTAHIAQKITLAGWVHRRRDHGGVAFMDLRDRFGLIQIVTNADLYPEAHQAMIPVRAEWVIQVEGLVRERPEGMKNPEISTGEIEVEVLAVKILNPAKTPPIYINKQEEIDEQVRLRYRYLDLRTERMRGNLVLRHKVVKFIRDYLDERDFLEVETPILFKTTPEGARDYLVPSRVHPGEFYALPQSPQQLKQLLMVAGIERYFQIARCFRDEDQRGDRQPEFTQLDLEMSFVEREDIMALIEDMLTSLVGQVVPEKKLMQSPWPRFTYDEVMARFGKDNPDIRFGMELIDFTDLASASGFRVFESVASEGGHVRALNARGLGDYSRKQIEELTEFVGQYGARGLAYLALTSAGEQRSSFAKFLSEDMLNTFITRLDAQPGDLLLFVAAAPAVVFESLGRLREHLGDRLGLRDPNLLGFCWVTDFPFVMWNSDEQRWDPSHHLFTSPMPEDLPLLDTDPGKARGQQYDMVLNGYEVGGGSIRIHNRDLQAKVFSLIGLSDEIAQERFGHMLEAFEYGTPPHGGIAPGIDRICMILAGEPNIREVIAFPKNQNARDVMGSAPSPVEAAQLKELHIDLDI; the protein is encoded by the coding sequence ATGTACAAAACCCATACCTGCGGCGAACTGAACACCGCACACATTGCTCAAAAGATCACTCTGGCCGGATGGGTTCACCGGCGACGCGATCATGGCGGCGTCGCCTTTATGGATTTGCGTGACCGCTTTGGCCTGATACAAATTGTCACCAATGCCGATCTCTACCCGGAAGCACATCAGGCGATGATCCCTGTGCGCGCCGAGTGGGTGATTCAGGTCGAAGGGCTGGTGCGCGAGCGTCCAGAGGGTATGAAAAACCCCGAAATTTCTACTGGCGAAATTGAAGTCGAAGTCCTGGCCGTGAAAATTCTGAACCCAGCGAAAACGCCGCCCATTTACATCAATAAACAAGAAGAGATCGACGAGCAGGTGCGCCTGCGTTATCGTTATCTGGATTTGCGCACCGAGCGTATGCGCGGCAATTTAGTGCTGCGCCACAAGGTGGTCAAATTCATTCGCGATTATCTGGACGAGCGCGACTTCCTCGAGGTGGAAACACCGATATTATTTAAAACCACCCCCGAGGGTGCGCGCGACTATCTCGTCCCCTCGCGCGTACATCCGGGCGAATTTTATGCCCTGCCGCAATCGCCCCAGCAGCTCAAGCAATTATTGATGGTGGCTGGCATTGAGCGATATTTTCAGATCGCGCGCTGCTTCCGCGATGAAGATCAGCGCGGCGACCGTCAGCCGGAGTTCACCCAGCTCGATTTAGAAATGTCTTTCGTGGAGCGTGAAGATATTATGGCGCTGATCGAAGATATGCTCACTAGCCTGGTGGGGCAGGTGGTGCCCGAAAAGAAGCTGATGCAATCCCCGTGGCCGCGCTTCACCTATGACGAAGTGATGGCGCGCTTTGGCAAAGATAACCCTGATATACGCTTCGGCATGGAGTTAATCGATTTCACCGATTTGGCTTCGGCAAGCGGCTTCCGCGTGTTTGAGAGTGTGGCCTCCGAAGGCGGGCATGTGCGTGCCCTTAACGCCCGCGGGCTGGGTGATTACAGCCGCAAACAAATTGAAGAATTGACCGAGTTCGTTGGTCAGTATGGCGCCAGGGGGCTGGCTTATCTCGCTCTGACCTCCGCTGGCGAGCAGCGTTCTTCGTTTGCCAAATTTCTTTCTGAGGATATGTTGAACACTTTTATAACGCGCCTCGATGCCCAACCTGGCGACCTGCTGCTCTTCGTGGCGGCTGCGCCCGCGGTGGTCTTCGAGAGCCTGGGGCGCTTGCGCGAGCATCTCGGCGACCGCCTGGGCTTGCGCGATCCTAATCTGCTCGGTTTCTGCTGGGTGACCGACTTCCCCTTTGTGATGTGGAATTCCGACGAGCAGCGCTGGGATCCCAGCCATCATCTGTTCACATCGCCCATGCCCGAAGATTTACCCCTGCTCGATACAGACCCCGGCAAAGCGCGCGGCCAGCAATACGATATGGTACTCAACGGCTACGAAGTTGGCGGCGGTTCGATCCGTATTCACAACCGTGATTTGCAGGCCAAAGTCTTCAGCCTGATTGGCCTGAGCGACGAAATTGCCCAGGAACGCTTTGGGCATATGCTGGAAGCCTTTGAGTATGGCACACCTCCACATGGGGGCATCGCTCCCGGCATCGATCGCATCTGCATGATTCTGGCTGGCGAACCCAATATCCGTGAGGTAATCGCCTTCCCCAAGAATCAAAATGCCCGTGATGTTATGGGCAGCGCGCCCTCCCCGGTGGAAGCGGCGCAGCTCAAGGAATTACATATCGATTTGGATATATAA